Proteins from a genomic interval of Clostridium cochlearium:
- the megL gene encoding methionine gamma-lyase: protein MNMNNVGFGTKAIHGGHKKDEQYGSLATPIFQTSTFIFDSAEQGGKRFAGQEEGYIYSRLGNPTVAEAEDKIALLEGGEAAVAAASGMGAISSALWTALKAGDHVVASDTLYGCTFALLNHGLPKFGVEVTFVDIANLEEVKKAMKPNTRVVYLETPANPTLKVTDIEAVAKIAHEVKDCMVFVDNTFNTPYIQRPLEHGADVVVHSATKYLNGHGDVVAGFAIGSKEFIGDIKVSGLKDMTGAVLSPINAFLIIRGMKTLEIRMNKHCENAMKVAEFLESHPAVEKVYYPGLKSFEYHELAKKQMDLPGAMISFEVKGGVEEGRTIMNNVKLASLAVSLGDTETLIQHPASMTHSPYTKEEREAAGISDGLVRLSVGLETAEDIIADLKQALDLIVK from the coding sequence ATGAATATGAATAATGTTGGTTTTGGTACTAAAGCAATACATGGAGGACACAAAAAAGATGAGCAATATGGATCACTTGCTACACCTATATTTCAAACTTCAACATTTATATTTGATTCAGCAGAACAAGGAGGAAAAAGATTTGCAGGACAAGAAGAGGGATATATATACTCAAGATTAGGAAATCCAACAGTTGCAGAAGCAGAAGATAAAATAGCTTTATTAGAAGGCGGAGAAGCAGCAGTAGCAGCAGCTTCAGGAATGGGAGCTATATCATCAGCTTTATGGACAGCATTAAAGGCAGGAGACCATGTAGTTGCATCAGACACACTTTATGGCTGTACATTTGCACTATTAAATCATGGACTTCCAAAGTTTGGAGTAGAAGTTACTTTTGTAGATATTGCTAATTTAGAAGAAGTTAAAAAAGCTATGAAACCTAATACAAGAGTAGTTTATTTAGAAACACCAGCAAATCCAACTTTAAAGGTTACAGATATTGAAGCTGTAGCAAAGATAGCTCATGAAGTTAAGGATTGTATGGTTTTCGTAGATAATACATTTAATACTCCATATATACAAAGACCACTAGAGCACGGAGCAGATGTAGTTGTACATTCAGCAACTAAGTACTTAAATGGACATGGTGACGTTGTAGCTGGTTTTGCAATAGGAAGTAAAGAATTTATAGGGGATATTAAAGTATCAGGATTAAAGGATATGACCGGTGCAGTTCTAAGTCCAATTAATGCTTTCCTAATTATAAGAGGAATGAAAACGCTAGAGATTAGAATGAATAAACATTGTGAAAATGCAATGAAAGTAGCAGAATTTTTAGAAAGCCATCCAGCAGTTGAGAAAGTGTACTATCCAGGATTAAAGAGCTTTGAATATCATGAATTAGCTAAAAAACAAATGGATTTACCAGGAGCTATGATATCCTTTGAAGTAAAAGGTGGAGTAGAAGAAGGAAGAACTATAATGAACAATGTTAAATTAGCAAGCTTAGCAGTAAGCTTAGGAGATACAGAAACATTAATTCAACATCCTGCATCTATGACTCACTCACCATACACTAAAGAAGAAAGAGAAGCAGCTGGAATTAGTGACGGTTTAGTTAGATTATCCGTTGGACTTGAAACAGCTGAAGATATAATTGCAGACTTAAAACAAGCTTTAGACTTAATTGTTAAATGA
- a CDS encoding sigma 54-interacting transcriptional regulator, producing the protein MDKYIRLEITAVDRMGMTLKILDKIYELNINLTSVEVFPNKVYVKIKNIHKNKISQLIKNIYSIDGIYNIRKIELLEHEKYHRKLLAIIDSVDEGIMYINKELKIEVFNKYCERMFCCEKNYIEGKDITALIKDDSIIDLIESGEKKDNIKIGKGENYYLTTITPVKDDEGKNIGVVLSIRDMEKALEIANVVSSSNEGAFKEIIGNSETIKNVKEIIKSVAKNNSTIMLRGESGTGKDLFAKAIHNLSRRNDKKLVTINCAAIPHNLIESELFGYEKGSFTGAVSTREGLFKEAHGGTLFLDEIGELPLLVQAKLLRVLQEGTIRKIGSNKEEKIDVRIICATNRNLEDMVKNKEFREDLYYRLNVIPIVIPPLRDRIEDIPILTGFFIEKLNKKLNKQIMGAELEFIEELLEYQWPGNIRQLENVIERAMNLCNLEMLKKEHVMINLTKSSPISKDKSKKNNFKLKDIIEAVEKEAIMKSLKENKSFRKTAKDLGVSHTTIINKVKKYNIKWKE; encoded by the coding sequence ATAAAATATCTCAATTAATAAAAAATATATATAGTATAGATGGTATATATAATATAAGAAAGATAGAACTTCTTGAACATGAAAAATATCACAGAAAATTATTAGCTATAATTGATTCTGTAGATGAGGGAATCATGTATATAAATAAGGAATTAAAGATAGAAGTATTTAATAAATATTGTGAAAGAATGTTTTGTTGCGAAAAAAATTATATTGAAGGAAAAGATATAACAGCATTAATAAAGGATGATTCAATAATTGATTTAATAGAAAGTGGAGAAAAAAAAGATAATATAAAAATAGGAAAAGGTGAAAATTATTATTTAACTACTATAACCCCAGTAAAAGATGATGAAGGTAAAAATATAGGTGTTGTTTTATCCATAAGAGATATGGAAAAGGCTTTGGAAATTGCAAATGTGGTTTCTTCTAGCAATGAAGGAGCTTTTAAAGAAATAATAGGAAATAGTGAAACTATAAAAAATGTAAAAGAAATTATAAAATCTGTAGCTAAGAATAACTCTACAATTATGTTGCGGGGAGAAAGTGGAACAGGAAAGGATTTATTTGCAAAAGCAATTCATAATTTAAGTAGGAGAAATGATAAAAAGTTAGTAACTATAAATTGTGCTGCAATACCTCATAATTTAATTGAAAGTGAATTATTTGGATATGAAAAAGGAAGTTTTACAGGAGCAGTATCTACTAGAGAGGGGCTATTTAAAGAAGCTCATGGAGGAACTTTATTCTTAGATGAAATAGGGGAATTACCTTTATTAGTACAAGCTAAACTTTTAAGAGTATTACAAGAAGGTACTATAAGAAAAATTGGTAGTAATAAAGAGGAAAAAATAGATGTGAGAATTATATGTGCTACTAATAGGAATTTAGAAGATATGGTTAAGAATAAAGAATTTAGGGAGGATTTATATTATAGATTAAATGTAATCCCCATAGTTATTCCTCCTTTAAGAGACAGAATAGAAGATATACCTATATTAACTGGATTTTTTATTGAGAAATTAAATAAAAAATTAAATAAACAAATCATGGGAGCAGAACTTGAATTTATAGAAGAACTTTTAGAATATCAATGGCCGGGGAATATAAGGCAGCTAGAAAATGTAATAGAAAGAGCCATGAATTTATGTAATTTGGAAATGCTAAAAAAAGAACATGTAATGATAAATTTAACTAAATCATCTCCTATTAGTAAAGATAAAAGTAAAAAAAATAATTTTAAATTAAAAGACATAATAGAAGCAGTGGAAAAAGAAGCCATAATGAAATCTTTAAAAGAAAACAAAAGTTTTAGAAAAACAGCTAAGGACTTAGGCGTATCACACACAACTATTATAAATAAGGTGAAGAAATATAACATAAAATGGAAAGAGTAG